One genomic segment of Fusobacterium mortiferum ATCC 9817 includes these proteins:
- a CDS encoding DUF4241 domain-containing protein: MEFITKLKLEDKVVVTDPCYCYEPNQRGIVLLENVQAGDYKCCVLYNKENRVKEAIILHESLSIYEQEGYLWLQEGFICVDAAIAGVINYSLHEEMRRCKNRNEKKWEDKYYKEICELFSQDTDTICFRENSFITSTGWGDGRYGVYVTKNNDKILGIKIIYDEDEEEFEDDWEDEEEY, translated from the coding sequence ATGGAATTTATAACTAAATTAAAATTAGAGGACAAGGTTGTGGTAACAGACCCTTGCTACTGCTATGAACCAAATCAAAGAGGAATAGTACTTTTAGAGAATGTTCAAGCTGGAGATTATAAATGTTGTGTTCTTTATAACAAAGAAAATAGAGTAAAAGAAGCAATAATTTTACATGAAAGCTTATCAATTTATGAACAAGAAGGTTACTTGTGGCTACAGGAAGGATTTATTTGTGTTGATGCTGCCATAGCTGGAGTGATTAATTATAGCTTACATGAAGAGATGAGAAGATGTAAAAATAGGAATGAAAAAAAATGGGAAGATAAATATTATAAAGAAATATGCGAGTTATTCTCCCAAGATACCGATACTATATGTTTTAGAGAAAACTCTTTCATTACTAGTACTGGATGGGGTGATGGAAGATATGGAGTTTATGTTACTAAGAACAACGATAAAATCCTTGGTATAAAAATAATCTATGACGAGGATGAAGAAGAGTTTGAAGATGACTGGGAAGATGAAGAAGAATACTAA
- a CDS encoding YopX family protein: protein MRDIQFRGFDLDSKTWCYGYYIKHINATPCIFPSEAEKEEWYEKHTEHLIVFDDFSDWWMSRGVKIANKIDPKSLGQDSGWIDKNYKSIYEGDILKIETENEETVVVICKYGKVKRKLLPELDLENNLEKLLDLMYGAPVVEINGFYFEREDGTNTYPIVCNHLGKHDCLSMEIIGNVYENEDLVKEFFEVD, encoded by the coding sequence ATGAGAGATATACAATTTAGGGGATTTGATTTAGACTCAAAAACATGGTGTTATGGTTATTATATAAAACATATTAATGCTACTCCCTGTATATTTCCTTCAGAAGCAGAGAAGGAAGAATGGTATGAGAAACATACTGAACATTTAATTGTTTTTGATGATTTTTCGGATTGGTGGATGTCAAGAGGAGTTAAAATTGCAAATAAAATAGATCCTAAATCATTAGGACAAGATAGTGGTTGGATAGATAAAAATTATAAAAGTATTTATGAAGGAGACATTTTAAAAATAGAAACAGAAAATGAAGAGACAGTTGTAGTTATTTGTAAATATGGAAAAGTAAAAAGAAAATTATTACCAGAATTAGATTTAGAAAATAATTTAGAGAAGTTATTAGATTTAATGTATGGAGCTCCTGTTGTAGAGATAAATGGATTTTATTTTGAAAGAGAAGATGGAACTAATACTTATCCAATAGTATGTAATCATCTTGGTAAACATGATTGTCTTTCTATGGAAATTATTGGAAATGTTTATGAAAATGAAGATTTAGTAAAAGAGTTTTTTGAGGTTGATTAA
- a CDS encoding DUF2786 domain-containing protein, with protein MNNKLEKLRKLRALAEDNRTTPSERELAYQRYIEYKNKYGLDDVESQKELFDIKVDNQYETYLLYAILDTFNLGIYRMKNKSRLRFYFYATDSEYLAVKDEFEHHRLKLTQILEGTTVRYLHSQVIVPVASTNDGSPKKQRSDEFLKAYFGNSWLDKENYKNKLKLNGN; from the coding sequence ATGAATAATAAATTAGAAAAATTAAGAAAGCTTAGAGCTCTTGCTGAAGATAATAGAACTACTCCTAGTGAAAGGGAATTAGCTTATCAAAGATATATAGAATATAAAAACAAATATGGTTTAGATGATGTAGAAAGTCAGAAAGAACTTTTTGATATAAAGGTTGATAACCAGTATGAAACTTATTTGTTATATGCTATCTTAGATACTTTTAATTTAGGTATTTATCGTATGAAAAATAAATCTAGATTAAGATTTTATTTCTATGCAACAGATTCTGAATACCTTGCAGTAAAAGATGAGTTTGAACATCATCGTTTGAAACTTACGCAAATTTTAGAGGGAACTACTGTTAGATATCTACATTCTCAAGTTATAGTTCCTGTTGCTTCCACTAATGATGGTTCTCCTAAAAAACAACGTAGCGATGAATTTTTAAAAGCTTACTTTGGTAACAGTTGGTTAGATAAAGAAAATTATAAAAACAAATTAAAACTTAATGGGAATTAA
- a CDS encoding ParA family protein: protein MEEFKNRCKTILVKANKGGVGKSWITLQLAHKAALDGSKVIIITSDSQNNILDFSGNGSLTPLGLDEWLKSGNGGFTELRKNLYYIPFHSAVLPEELEVRFESFINVLKGEFDYIFIDSTPVLNLDKKFIDLADEVVIPTFLDQVTLGSIITLMEQISPKSKVKAIIPNRTGRTKLEREYYDNLKKIVSQNILLSVPIKQSSFISKAIDEGKTIWEYRAKDAVTLQELFLQVLEVL from the coding sequence ATGGAAGAATTTAAAAATAGATGTAAAACAATTTTGGTAAAAGCAAATAAAGGTGGAGTTGGTAAAAGTTGGATAACTCTCCAACTTGCACATAAAGCTGCTCTTGATGGAAGTAAGGTTATAATAATTACTTCTGATTCTCAAAATAATATTTTGGATTTTAGTGGTAATGGTAGTCTTACTCCACTAGGGTTAGATGAATGGCTTAAAAGTGGTAATGGTGGGTTCACAGAGTTAAGAAAAAACCTTTATTATATCCCATTTCACTCGGCTGTACTTCCAGAGGAATTAGAAGTAAGATTTGAGAGTTTTATCAATGTTTTAAAAGGAGAGTTTGATTATATCTTCATTGATTCTACACCTGTGTTGAACTTGGATAAAAAATTTATAGACTTAGCAGATGAAGTAGTTATCCCAACTTTCCTTGATCAAGTAACTTTAGGTTCTATAATTACTTTAATGGAGCAAATAAGCCCTAAAAGTAAAGTTAAAGCTATTATTCCAAATCGTACTGGGAGAACCAAGCTTGAGAGAGAGTACTATGATAATTTAAAGAAGATTGTTTCTCAAAATATTTTACTTTCTGTTCCTATAAAACAAAGTTCTTTCATTTCAAAAGCTATTGATGAAGGAAAAACAATTTGGGAATACAGAGCAAAAGATGCTGTGACACTTCAAGAATTATTTTTACAGGTTCTGGAGGTGTTATGA
- a CDS encoding helix-turn-helix domain-containing protein codes for MRDRRQKDWFWVDNALVDRRDLNLYEKMLYICLARHAGNNDYAFPKLATLCDELGVKDNRTVVKYIKSLEEKGLIEIEKRKGSSNLYYLNNVEVPTSDVPTFNVPTTSNEGTVPTSNVGRGSSMKCTPKNTNIKNTNLNIITTTKLDKVNKIDQMEVSKKISSSSNLNNLDKDTIYQIKSALQSHGLSIPTCKNIMTLVEQGSVGLERIKLVLMTAQLKKWDDGAVYQALRDNWEIKAEISPAAPEDMEAKIKWLKYFSGIYSDKELRSEIEKIIINIPLETLNKNKSKLSKMTVFEFKSHLSSLKGA; via the coding sequence ATGAGAGATAGAAGACAAAAAGATTGGTTTTGGGTAGATAATGCTTTAGTAGATAGAAGAGATTTAAATCTGTATGAAAAAATGTTGTACATCTGCTTAGCAAGACATGCTGGAAACAATGATTATGCTTTTCCTAAATTAGCTACTCTTTGTGATGAATTAGGAGTAAAAGACAATAGAACAGTTGTTAAATATATAAAATCCTTAGAAGAAAAAGGGTTGATTGAGATAGAAAAAAGAAAAGGAAGTTCAAATCTTTATTATCTCAACAATGTAGAAGTACCTACATCTGATGTACCTACATTTAATGTACCCACTACATCAAATGAGGGTACAGTACCTACATCAAATGTGGGTAGGGGTAGTAGCATGAAATGTACCCCTAAGAATACTAATATTAAGAATACTAATTTAAATATAATAACTACTACTAAGTTAGATAAAGTAAATAAGATAGACCAAATGGAAGTTAGTAAAAAAATTAGTAGTAGTTCTAACTTGAATAATTTGGATAAAGATACTATCTATCAAATCAAGTCAGCACTTCAAAGTCATGGCTTAAGTATTCCTACTTGTAAAAATATCATGACTTTGGTTGAACAAGGTAGTGTTGGTTTGGAGAGAATAAAGCTCGTTCTTATGACAGCTCAGTTAAAAAAATGGGATGATGGTGCTGTCTATCAAGCCTTGAGAGATAATTGGGAGATTAAAGCTGAAATTTCTCCTGCTGCTCCAGAGGATATGGAAGCTAAAATCAAATGGCTTAAATATTTTTCTGGTATCTATTCAGATAAAGAATTGAGAAGTGAAATTGAAAAAATAATAATAAATATCCCTTTAGAAACTTTAAACAAAAATAAAAGCAAGTTGTCTAAGATGACTGTATTTGAATTTAAGAGTCATCTATCTAGTTTAAAAGGAGCTTAA
- a CDS encoding helix-turn-helix domain-containing protein: MLKSKLRHLMADKKINSLSALIRDSKISRETLNKLYHEEKMETLKLEMIVKICEYFNCNIQDLIEYIPDEETLQN; this comes from the coding sequence ATGTTAAAATCAAAGTTAAGACATTTAATGGCAGATAAAAAAATAAATTCCTTATCAGCTTTAATTAGAGATTCCAAAATTAGTAGAGAAACTTTAAATAAGTTGTACCATGAAGAAAAAATGGAAACTCTAAAGTTAGAAATGATAGTAAAAATTTGTGAATATTTTAATTGCAATATCCAAGACTTAATAGAGTATATCCCAGATGAAGAAACTTTACAGAACTAA